The sequence CTTTCCCTGGTTTATGTTTCTTACAGCACGCTGCACTGCTGGACACtgcatttatttgcattttgtttcCCACCATGAGGTGAGCTCCAGAGGCAGGGGTGGCTCTGCTCCCTGCTGTGTCTGCAGCTCCCACAGGGAGCCTGATCCACAGTGAGCTCCCTGGGAACACTcgctggatgaatgaatgaagcggAGCCCAGGGGACCGGGGTGGTTCATCTATTCCTCATCCTCCTGAGGCCTGGGGAGCGCTCTAACAACCAGACGGCcaaacagaggaggaggagcgGGAAGGGGACCCAGAAGGAGGCCCGTGAGGTCCCAGGACAGCAGGAGAGAGTGAGGTCACAGTAGGCGGGAGGCAGCGTGCTGGACAAGGAGGGGTCCACCCCTGACGATGCTGAGAGCCAGGGGAAGGAGGACGGAGAAGTCCTGCAGGATTAGATCTGGCACCAGGAGGCCTTTGGTGCCCGGGACAGGGGCGGGGTCTCACCCGACTGTCCAGCTCCACCCTGTCCTCAGGCTGTGTGTCCTTCACGGCAGCATCTGCTGGGACACAGCAAGGGGTTTGTCTCCTCGGAAGGTTCCCTGAGACCTCTCAGTCCTGCGGGCCCCTGCCCAGCTCCCACACGGGGCCACTGTGATGCAGGGAGGGGCTGCGATGTTCCCGAGGTCCCACAGTGTGGGGTGAGATCATTTCACCCTGAGCCCCAGACCCTTTCCAGCCTGTGCCCCTTTCCCCATTGCTATGGAAACTTTGGGGCCCCCATCTCCTCCTGGCTGGTCGCCTCCCCCATCTCCTCCTGGCTGGTCGCCTCTTCCTGTCACTCACAGAGGTTTTCTTCCTGGGTGTCGGCAGCTGGACTGGACCTGGGGGAGGAAAGGGAGCTTTAGTGGCAGTGTACGGGGGCCCAGTGGGAGTCTCGGGTCTTCGGGCAGAATTACCTCCTCTGAAAGCCTCTGTCTCTGGGCTCTGGCTTCACAGCCCCTGCAGGATGTTGGAAATCAGCCTTTCTCTGGGCTGGGGGAAGAAGGACAGAGCCTCAGCCCTGGGAACATCGGAGCCCCCTGCCCCCCACACACAGCTCGAAGGTAAGGAAGGAAACCTGAAAACACTCCTGCCTCCATGTTCCAAACGCCCCATGAGATGGACAGAGCCCGAAGGACACTTTACATTTGTAGATGGGACTGACATTAAGTGCTTTCTCCATTCGCCTGGTGAGAAATGCTGGAACAGTTCCTCAAAGCTGCATTTGCCCAGTGGTTTGGGTTCCCTTTGGCTGGTGCCCTGAGCCCACCCTTGGTCGGCCCATGGGGTGCCCCCTTCCCTACTCACCCGATGTCCAATGTTTGCCCTGACGTCGATGTCGGAGgacgaggaagaggaggaggaggaggaagagcagcagGACGAAGGCCACCAAGATGCCAGTCACAACCCCCAGGTGCCTTCCCAGACCTTGAGCATGATGACATCAGAAATGGGGGTGATGTCATTGAAATGAGCGCCTACTGTGTGCCGGACCTTCTGTTCACCACCTCCAACCCCCACAACAGTCGTACAGCACGGAATGGAAACACCCACCCACCTTACAGATggaaaactgaggctaagagaggGGAATCACCTGCCCCAGGACCCCCAGCCGGGAAGCGGCAGAGCTGGGAAGGGAACCGGGAAGTCTGACCCGCAGCCCTTGTTCCCTGCACCGGAGCTGAGCCCCAGAGATGCAGGGAAAGAACCTGACCGTCCTGAACCACagccctgctcccctcccctgccccaggtCACCGTCACTGCTGCAGGTGGGACAGGACAGGCCCCTGCGGAATCGGGTCTGGGAGGCTTCCCTGGGAGGCCTCCTCTCCCAGGAGGTCACAGCTGGGAGTCAGAGCTGAAAGGAACGTTCCCACCCGCAGGCTTCTTTCCTTTACacctggagaaactgaggcccaggcagcGGAGGGGCCTGTCCACGTCACCATCTTCAGAGGAGGCTGAACCTAGGACAGAATCCACCCTGCCTCCCCGGACCCCGCCCACCTTCCTCTCAGAGCCCCCCACTCACCACTCTGGGGATCCGACCCCGTGGGGTTGAGGGACTGGTCCTCAGGGCCTGCTGGGTCAGGATGGGAAGGTGAGGGCTGGGGCTGCCCTGCTCCCCACGTCAGCCCGGCTGCTCCTCCCCCAGGCTGGGCCCCAACACGTCCCTCTGCCTCGACCCCACCCCTCACTGGCCcagcctgagcccctgggagCCTGTGGCCCCTCCTCTGGCTCTGCCCAGCTCCCTGGAGGGAAGCCCGAGCTTGAGTCCCCGAGGGGAATGGGACTCTGGGAAATGTGGGGGAGGCCGTGATCCCTCCAAGCCCAGAGGCCTCAGGGACTCACCAGGTGTGGGGGTGGGACCAGTGAGTGGGAGGCTGGGACTCCCAGAGGGTCCTGGGTTAAAGAATGAGAGGAAGCTGAGGAGCGGGGCTTCCTTGCAGTCCCCACCTCAAACCAAATTTCTCTACTCGGGCCATGTGGCCTCCTCAGGCCGCTCCCTCCACCCACTTCTCCTCTTCATGATGCTGGTGACGCCGCTGAGGGTGGGCATGCCTGGGAGGGCCCTGTTGTCCTCCTTCCCTCTGAGGTGAGTGCCCTTCTGGCTAAGCCCCGCTTAGATCCCTGCTCACTCCATCCCAGCCCAGAGCTCTCCTGGGGCAGGACCTGAGCTGAGCCTTTGAGTTCAGAGAGGACAGGGTCAGGGCCCTCACCTGAGACCACGAGCTCCAGGGGCTCACTGGGGTGAGTCAGGAGGTAGGGGTTGGAGCTGAATGAGCCATAGCACCTGTAGGTCCCTGCGTGGGCTGAGGTCACAGGACCCATGGGAAATTCAGCCTGGTATATGTGAGACGGGCGCTTTGATTTCAGATGCAGGGGGGCATCAGCTGCTCCCTCCTTGGTCAGAAAGAAAGTGTCCATCCATCCCTGTGACTGACACAGCAGGGTCACGTTCTCTCCTGAGGCCACTGTGGGGCCCGGCTGCACAGAGAGGGAGGGTCTGGCATGGGTCTGTCCTGGAGAGAAGACGGATGGGTGAGGGGCTGCCCCACCTTGTTCTGAGCTGAGACCTCCCCAGGGCTCTCTCTGGGACCctcagtctctctgtctctgttttctctgagtctccccttccccacccatccctgtctctgtctgtctctccctcccttggGACCCCCACCCCTCATCCCGGCCATCACCAGCTGGGGTTCCCCAGCAGGGCCTGAGCAGAGCCTGGGTCCCTGACTGAACCCACAGGGTTCCTCACCTGAGATCAAGATGTCCAGGGGGTCACTGGGGGCCGACCACTCGGAGGAGAGGTTGTGTGCACCGTAGCATCTGTACTGGCCCCCGTGGGAGCCCCTCACAGGGTCCAGGGTGAAGTTGGCCTGAGCAAGCCCAGCCTGGAGCTGCTGACCAGGGCGCTGGAGGAAGTCACGTTCTCCCTCCTTGTACAGAGCAAATCTGTCGTAGCCGGCATCAGAGCCACACTGGAGGGTCAGCTTATCCCCACCGGCCACGACAGGACCCGGCTGCACTGAGAGTGACGGCTTCTTAGAAACACCTGGGAAAAGGTGGTCACGGTTTCCAGGAGCGACCCTCAGGCTTCCCCACAAACCCTCCCTCTCCCCCCGGGCCTCACCACTGCTGATCTTCCTGTGTCTCTGGCCCCAGGAGCCCTGAGCCCTCTCGTCCCAACATCATCCCACCTGGCGCTGCCCTGAGACGCGGCTCCTCCCCACCTGCCCGGAGACTCAGGGAACTCCAGGCAATGCTGTGAATTTCTCACCTGGGACCAGGAGCTCCAGGAGATCACTGGGTAAAGACCACACATAGGGAAAGGTTGAGTCATAACCATAGCACCGGTACGACCACCTGCGACTCGGGCTCACGGGGCCCACGGAGAAGACGGCCCGGGATGACCCACGGGTATGGGGCTGGGAGTTCAGGCGTTGTGGGTGTTCATCTTCTCCTTCCTTACACAGAATGAAGCCACCTGATGCCACCTGTGAGTCACACTGGAGGGTCACGTTCCCTCCTGAGGCCAccacagggctgggcagggctgagaGGGTGGGTTTTCTGTAGGCTCCTGGGAGAGAAGGAGGCACCGTGTTAAATGGGCTCCCACCTCCCGCATCATCCCCAGGGCTGGGCTGTGAGAGGGAGACACCCCTGAGAGCCGACCCCCTTCCTGAGGAcagagcctggggctgggacCCCTGAGTGTCCTCTCACCTGTCACCACCAGCTCCAGGGGGTCACTGAGCTCTGACCACCAACTGTGGCTGTAATACTGACAGCGATACCGCCCTGCGTCTTCCCAGGTGATGGATGGGATGGGGAACTGGCCCTTCTTCACAAGCTCTGGTCGTATCAATGTAATCCAGGATGTTGATTTTCTCTCCCTATATAGACGGTACTCCCGGGCTTCAAGGTTTCCCTGACACCTGAGGGTCACGGGACTCCCCTGGGTGATCACACGGTCTGGCTCAGCCCAGAGCATGGGCTTGGGGAGGATTCCTAAAAGGAAATCAGAGGTCGGATTCTAAGTCATTTCCCACCCAACAGATCTCAGCTGTTGGCTGTAGGACCCTCCAGACGCCCCCATCAGTCAGCCCAGATCTGCTATTCCCCGTCCCCAGCTGCACGGGGGTGGCCCCTTGTCCCCAGTGAGTAGGAGGGACCTGGGACAGCTGGGGACAGACTCACCTGCCTGCACGTGGGTCCTGGGGCCCAGACTCAGCCCTGGAAGAGAATTCCCTGTGAGAGATTTGCCCCTGAAGCCTGAGCAGGTCCTCCCCTCCCTAGGATCTTTGTGAGCCCCTGGGGTCTCCTTATGCACCAGAGTTTGGCTGTGGGGTGAGGCCCCTCCTAGGTTAGAATCTCCCCTCCCTCTTCAAATCTCACCGAGACAGATCAGGACCGTGAGGATGGGGGTCATGGCGTCTCCTCCCACTGCCCTGCTCTGCGGATGGAGGAGCCCTCGGTGCTGGcaggacagagacacacagagagaaatagcctcccctccttcccaccctgTGCGGACGCTCGGAGGCTGGGTCCTTCTCCCGGGGTGTTGTCATCTGCAGCCACACAGGAAGCGGAACTGACCTCCCAGGATCCTGACTCTCATTCTCTTAGGGCTGAGGTTGGGCAGGCACCGGGCCCTCTGCAGACATTTCAGACTGTAATGGGGTCTTTCCTGACCCCCAGCCACTGTCTGTCTGGTTCATCCTCGTCTCACTGAGAGCCGGGATGTAGCGGCAAATAGAACTGGTGCTTCCTGTGTCTGCCCTTCCAGATGAGGGTAGCGGAGGCTTCCCCTTCCTTCTCACAGCCTCCCGCAaggtctccctccctccttcagccCGTCCATCAGCACACGTTGTGTGGTCCTTACCATGGCAGTGGTCTCTCCAGCCCTGGAGATGCTTCAGGGAAGACGCAGGTCCATGCTGCAGGCAGACTCAGACCAGCAGAGACGCATCTCACAACTGACTGTGCCGTCCAGGCTGAGCTGTGTGTGGCAGTGAGGACAGAAGAGAAATGCAGGGAAATAGGGGAAGAAAAGTTGACTTCTTTCTTGGCACTGGACTGTGGGTTTTCTTTCAATAGTTCCCTCTCAACTtcccctttttaattttttttttttttttttttgctacagcgtccaccccctccccccaggaACAAACCTCTGAGTCTTTCCTGCCTCCTCGGTGCCCCTTGCGTCCTTGGCCGTCCCTCTGCACCTCAATTCCTGGTCAACATTTTGGGAACAATGGCTTATGTTCGCGCTTTGATTTGAGGAGCTGAGGAGGGAGTTGATACTTATTTGATGACTGGTTTTCATCCACTGCCTATGTGACCTTGGTCTGTAGTGtcccatctctgagcctcagcttcttcctttgCAGGCTGTTGTCATGAATCCCACTCGTCACCGTGgttgtggggtcagtggtgccTGGACATTGGGAGGGGCTCATTTGTGCTTGATTTCCAGACCAGGGTAAGACCTGAGGTGTTTGGGACATGAGAGGGTCTTGGTGTTGGACTCCACAGTCTGTGAAGGTGATTGAT comes from Macaca fascicularis isolate 582-1 chromosome 19, T2T-MFA8v1.1 and encodes:
- the LOC102143922 gene encoding leukocyte immunoglobulin-like receptor subfamily B member 1 isoform X6; amino-acid sequence: MHRGLLHPQSRAVGGDAMTPILTVLICLGLSLGPRTHVQAGILPKPMLWAEPDRVITQGSPVTLRCQGNLEAREYRLYRERKSTSWITLIRPELVKKGQFPIPSITWEDAGRYRCQYYSHSWWSELSDPLELVVTGAYRKPTLSALPSPVVASGGNVTLQCDSQVASGGFILCKEGEDEHPQRLNSQPHTRGSSRAVFSVGPVSPSRRWSYRCYGYDSTFPYVWSLPSDLLELLVPGVSKKPSLSVQPGPVVAGGDKLTLQCGSDAGYDRFALYKEGERDFLQRPGQQLQAGLAQANFTLDPVRGSHGGQYRCYGAHNLSSEWSAPSDPLDILISGQTHARPSLSVQPGPTVASGENVTLLCQSQGWMDTFFLTKEGAADAPLHLKSKRPSHIYQAEFPMGPVTSAHAGTYRCYGSFSSNPYLLTHPSEPLELVVSGPSGSPSLPLTGPTPTPAGPEDQSLNPTGSDPQSGLGRHLGVVTGILVAFVLLLFLLLLLFLVLRHRRQGKHWTSAQRKADFQHPAGAVKPEPRDRGFQRRSSPAADTQEENLYAAVKDTQPEDRVELDSRSPHDEDPQAVTYAQVEHSGPRREMASPPSPLSEEFLDTKDTQAEEDRQRDTEAAASEDPQDVTYAQLQSLTLRREATEPPPTQEREPPAEPSVYATLAIH
- the LOC102143922 gene encoding leukocyte immunoglobulin-like receptor subfamily B member 1 isoform X5 gives rise to the protein MHRGLLHPQSRAVGGDAMTPILTVLICLGLSLGPRTHVQAGILPKPMLWAEPDRVITQGSPVTLRCQGNLEAREYRLYRERKSTSWITLIRPELVKKGQFPIPSITWEDAGRYRCQYYSHSWWSELSDPLELVVTGAYRKPTLSALPSPVVASGGNVTLQCDSQVASGGFILCKEGEDEHPQRLNSQPHTRGSSRAVFSVGPVSPSRRWSYRCYGYDSTFPYVWSLPSDLLELLVPGVSKKPSLSVQPGPVVAGGDKLTLQCGSDAGYDRFALYKEGERDFLQRPGQQLQAGLAQANFTLDPVRGSHGGQYRCYGAHNLSSEWSAPSDPLDILISGQTHARPSLSVQPGPTVASGENVTLLCQSQGWMDTFFLTKEGAADAPLHLKSKRPSHIYQAEFPMGPVTSAHAGTYRCYGSFSSNPYLLTHPSEPLELVVSGPSGSPSLPLTGPTPTPAGPEDQSLNPTGSDPQSGLGRHLGVVTGILVAFVLLLFLLLLLFLVLRHRRQGKHWTSAQRKADFQHPAGAVKPEPRDRGFQRRSSPAADTQEENLYAAVKDTQPEDRVELDSRQSPHDEDPQAVTYAQVEHSGPRREMASPPSPLSEEFLDTKDTQAEEDRQRDTEAAASEDPQDVTYAQLQSLTLRREATEPPPTQEREPPAEPSVYATLAIH
- the LOC102143922 gene encoding leukocyte immunoglobulin-like receptor subfamily B member 1 isoform X1, translated to MTAMAPWSHPSAQLQPVGGDAVTPALVALLCLGLSLGPRTHMQAGILPKPTLWAEPDRVITQRSPVTLRCQGNLEALEYRLYREKNPASWITLIRPELVKKGQFPIPSITWEDAGRYRCIYGNPTAGWSEPSDPLELVVTGAYRKPTLSALPSPVVASGGNVTLQCDSQVASGGFILCKEGEDEHPQRLNSQPHTRGSSRAVFSVGPVSPSRRWSYRCYGYDSTFPYVWSLPSDLLELLVPGVSKKPSLSVQPGPVVAGGDKLTLQCGSDAGYDRFALYKEGERDFLQRPGQQLQAGLAQANFTLDPVRGSHGGQYRCYGAHNLSSEWSAPSDPLDILISGQTHARPSLSVQPGPTVASGENVTLLCQSQGWMDTFFLTKEGAADAPLHLKSKRPSHIYQAEFPMGPVTSAHAGTYRCYGSFSSNPYLLTHPSEPLELVVSGPSGSPSLPLTGPTPTPAGPEDQSLNPTGSDPQSGLGRHLGVVTGILVAFVLLLFLLLLLFLVLRHRRQGKHWTSAQRKADFQHPAGAVKPEPRDRGFQRRSSPAADTQEENLYAAVKDTQPEDRVELDSRQSPHDEDPQAVTYAQVEHSGPRREMASPPSPLSEEFLDTKDTQAEEDRQRDTEAAASEDPQDVTYAQLQSLTLRREATEPPPTQEREPPAEPSVYATLAIH
- the LOC102143922 gene encoding leukocyte immunoglobulin-like receptor subfamily B member 2 isoform X22; the encoded protein is MTAMAPWSHPSAQLQPVGGDAVTPALVALLCLGLSLGPRTHMQAGILPKPTLWAEPDRVITQRSPVTLRCQGNLEALEYRLYREKNPASWITLIRPELVKKGQFPIPSITWEDAGRYRCIYGNPTAGWSEPSDPLELVVTGAYRKPTLSALPSPVVASGGNVTLQCDSQVASGGFILCKEGEDEHPQRLNSQPHTRGSSRAVFSVGPVSPSRRWSYRCYGYDSTFPYVWSLPSDLLELLVPGVSKKPSLSVQPGPVVAGGDKLTLQCGSDAGYDRFALYKEGERDFLQRPGQQLQAGLAQANFTLDPVRGSHGGQYRCYGAHNLSSEWSAPSDPLDILISGQTHARPSLSVQPGPTVASGENVTLLCQSQGWMDTFFLTKEGAADAPLHLKSKRPSHIYQAEFPMGPVTSAHAGTYRCYGSFSSNPYLLTHPSEPLELVVSGPSGSPSLPLTGPTPTPGPEDQSLNPTGSDPQSGLGRHLGVVTGILVAFVLLLFLLLLLFLVLRHRRQGKHWTSAQRKADFQHPAGAVKPEPRDRGFQRRSSPAADTQEENLYAAVKDTQPEDRVELDSRAAASEDPQDVTYAQLQSLTLRREATEPPPTQEREPPAEPSVYATLAIH
- the LOC102143922 gene encoding leukocyte immunoglobulin-like receptor subfamily B member 1 isoform X4 — its product is MTAMAPWSHPSAQLQPVGGDAVTPALVALLCLGLSLGPRTHMQAGILPKPTLWAEPDRVITQRSPVTLRCQGNLEALEYRLYREKNPASWITLIRPELVKKGQFPIPSITWEDAGRYRCIYGNPTAGWSEPSDPLELVVTGAYRKPTLSALPSPVVASGGNVTLQCDSQVASGGFILCKEGEDEHPQRLNSQPHTRGSSRAVFSVGPVSPSRRWSYRCYGYDSTFPYVWSLPSDLLELLVPGVSKKPSLSVQPGPVVAGGDKLTLQCGSDAGYDRFALYKEGERDFLQRPGQQLQAGLAQANFTLDPVRGSHGGQYRCYGAHNLSSEWSAPSDPLDILISGQTHARPSLSVQPGPTVASGENVTLLCQSQGWMDTFFLTKEGAADAPLHLKSKRPSHIYQAEFPMGPVTSAHAGTYRCYGSFSSNPYLLTHPSEPLELVVSGPSGSPSLPLTGPTPTPGPEDQSLNPTGSDPQSGLGRHLGVVTGILVAFVLLLFLLLLLFLVLRHRRQGKHWTSAQRKADFQHPAGAVKPEPRDRGFQRRSSPAADTQEENLYAAVKDTQPEDRVELDSRSPHDEDPQAVTYAQVEHSGPRREMASPPSPLSEEFLDTKDTQAEEDRQRDTEAAASEDPQDVTYAQLQSLTLRREATEPPPTQEREPPAEPSVYATLAIH
- the LOC102143922 gene encoding leukocyte immunoglobulin-like receptor subfamily B member 1 isoform X3; amino-acid sequence: MTAMAPWSHPSAQLQPVGGDAVTPALVALLCLGLSLGPRTHMQAGILPKPTLWAEPDRVITQRSPVTLRCQGNLEALEYRLYREKNPASWITLIRPELVKKGQFPIPSITWEDAGRYRCIYGNPTAGWSEPSDPLELVVTGAYRKPTLSALPSPVVASGGNVTLQCDSQVASGGFILCKEGEDEHPQRLNSQPHTRGSSRAVFSVGPVSPSRRWSYRCYGYDSTFPYVWSLPSDLLELLVPGVSKKPSLSVQPGPVVAGGDKLTLQCGSDAGYDRFALYKEGERDFLQRPGQQLQAGLAQANFTLDPVRGSHGGQYRCYGAHNLSSEWSAPSDPLDILISGQTHARPSLSVQPGPTVASGENVTLLCQSQGWMDTFFLTKEGAADAPLHLKSKRPSHIYQAEFPMGPVTSAHAGTYRCYGSFSSNPYLLTHPSEPLELVVSGPSGSPSLPLTGPTPTPGPEDQSLNPTGSDPQSGLGRHLGVVTGILVAFVLLLFLLLLLFLVLRHRRQGKHWTSAQRKADFQHPAGAVKPEPRDRGFQRRSSPAADTQEENLYAAVKDTQPEDRVELDSRQSPHDEDPQAVTYAQVEHSGPRREMASPPSPLSEEFLDTKDTQAEEDRQRDTEAAASEDPQDVTYAQLQSLTLRREATEPPPTQEREPPAEPSVYATLAIH
- the LOC102143922 gene encoding leukocyte immunoglobulin-like receptor subfamily B member 2 isoform X21; the encoded protein is MTAMAPWSHPSAQLQPVGGDAVTPALVALLCLGLSLGPRTHMQAGILPKPTLWAEPDRVITQRSPVTLRCQGNLEALEYRLYREKNPASWITLIRPELVKKGQFPIPSITWEDAGRYRCIYGNPTAGWSEPSDPLELVVTGAYRKPTLSALPSPVVASGGNVTLQCDSQVASGGFILCKEGEDEHPQRLNSQPHTRGSSRAVFSVGPVSPSRRWSYRCYGYDSTFPYVWSLPSDLLELLVPGVSKKPSLSVQPGPVVAGGDKLTLQCGSDAGYDRFALYKEGERDFLQRPGQQLQAGLAQANFTLDPVRGSHGGQYRCYGAHNLSSEWSAPSDPLDILISGQTHARPSLSVQPGPTVASGENVTLLCQSQGWMDTFFLTKEGAADAPLHLKSKRPSHIYQAEFPMGPVTSAHAGTYRCYGSFSSNPYLLTHPSEPLELVVSGPSGSPSLPLTGPTPTPAGPEDQSLNPTGSDPQSGLGRHLGVVTGILVAFVLLLFLLLLLFLVLRHRRQGKHWTSAQRKADFQHPAGAVKPEPRDRGFQRRSSPAADTQEENLYAAVKDTQPEDRVELDSRAAASEDPQDVTYAQLQSLTLRREATEPPPTQEREPPAEPSVYATLAIH
- the LOC102143922 gene encoding leukocyte immunoglobulin-like receptor subfamily B member 1 isoform X2 encodes the protein MTAMAPWSHPSAQLQPVGGDAVTPALVALLCLGLSLGPRTHMQAGILPKPTLWAEPDRVITQRSPVTLRCQGNLEALEYRLYREKNPASWITLIRPELVKKGQFPIPSITWEDAGRYRCIYGNPTAGWSEPSDPLELVVTGAYRKPTLSALPSPVVASGGNVTLQCDSQVASGGFILCKEGEDEHPQRLNSQPHTRGSSRAVFSVGPVSPSRRWSYRCYGYDSTFPYVWSLPSDLLELLVPGVSKKPSLSVQPGPVVAGGDKLTLQCGSDAGYDRFALYKEGERDFLQRPGQQLQAGLAQANFTLDPVRGSHGGQYRCYGAHNLSSEWSAPSDPLDILISGQTHARPSLSVQPGPTVASGENVTLLCQSQGWMDTFFLTKEGAADAPLHLKSKRPSHIYQAEFPMGPVTSAHAGTYRCYGSFSSNPYLLTHPSEPLELVVSGPSGSPSLPLTGPTPTPAGPEDQSLNPTGSDPQSGLGRHLGVVTGILVAFVLLLFLLLLLFLVLRHRRQGKHWTSAQRKADFQHPAGAVKPEPRDRGFQRRSSPAADTQEENLYAAVKDTQPEDRVELDSRSPHDEDPQAVTYAQVEHSGPRREMASPPSPLSEEFLDTKDTQAEEDRQRDTEAAASEDPQDVTYAQLQSLTLRREATEPPPTQEREPPAEPSVYATLAIH
- the LOC102143922 gene encoding leukocyte immunoglobulin-like receptor subfamily B member 1 isoform X20; protein product: MTAMAPWSHPSAQLQPVGGDAVTPALVALLCLGLSLGPRTHMQAGILPKPTLWAEPDRVITQRSPVTLRCQGNLEALEYRLYREKNPASWITLIRPELVKKGQFPIPSITWEDAGRYRCIYGNPTAGWSEPSDPLELVVTGAYRKPTLSALPSPVVASGGNVTLQCDSQVASGGFILCKEGEDEHPQRLNSQPHTRGSSRAVFSVGPVSPSRRWSYRCYGYDSTFPYVWSLPSDLLELLVPGVSKKPSLSVQPGPVVAGGDKLTLQCGSDAGYDRFALYKEGERDFLQRPGQQLQAGLAQANFTLDPVRGSHGGQYRCYGAHNLSSEWSAPSDPLDILISGQTHARPSLSVQPGPTVASGENVTLLCQSQGWMDTFFLTKEGAADAPLHLKSKRPSHIYQAEFPMGPVTSAHAGTYRCYGSFSSNPYLLTHPSEPLELVVSGLGRHLGVVTGILVAFVLLLFLLLLLFLVLRHRRQGKHWTSAQRKADFQHPAGAVKPEPRDRGFQRRSSPAADTQEENLYAAVKDTQPEDRVELDSRQSPHDEDPQAVTYAQVEHSGPRREMASPPSPLSEEFLDTKDTQAEEDRQRDTEAAASEDPQDVTYAQLQSLTLRREATEPPPTQEREPPAEPSVYATLAIH
- the LOC102143922 gene encoding leukocyte immunoglobulin-like receptor subfamily B member 1 isoform X11, with translation MTAMAPWSHPSAQLQPVGGDAVTPALVALLCLGLSLGPRTHMQAGILPKPTLWAEPDRVITQRSPVTLRCQGNLEALEYRLYREKNPASWITLIRPELVKKGQFPIPSITWEDAGRYRCIYGNPTAGWSEPSDPLELVVTGAYRKPTLSALPSPVVASGGNVTLQCDSQVASGGFILCKEGEDEHPQRLNSQPHTRGSSRAVFSVGPVSPSRRWSYRCYGYDSTFPYVWSLPSDLLELLVPGVSKKPSLSVQPGPVVAGGDKLTLQCGSDAGYDRFALYKEGERDFLQRPGQQLQAGLAQANFTLDPVRGSHGGQYRCYGAHNLSSEWSAPSDPLDILISGQTHARPSLSVQPGPTVASGENVTLLCQSQGWMDTFFLTKEGAADAPLHLKSKRPSHIYQAEFPMGPVTSAHAGTYRCYGSFSSNPYLLTHPSEPLELVVSGPEDQSLNPTGSDPQSGLGRHLGVVTGILVAFVLLLFLLLLLFLVLRHRRQGKHWTSAQRKADFQHPAGAVKPEPRDRGFQRRSSPAADTQEENLYAAVKDTQPEDRVELDSRSPHDEDPQAVTYAQVEHSGPRREMASPPSPLSEEFLDTKDTQAEEDRQRDTEAAASEDPQDVTYAQLQSLTLRREATEPPPTQEREPPAEPSVYATLAIH
- the LOC102143922 gene encoding leukocyte immunoglobulin-like receptor subfamily B member 1 isoform X10; the encoded protein is MTAMAPWSHPSAQLQPVGGDAVTPALVALLCLGLSLGPRTHMQAGILPKPTLWAEPDRVITQRSPVTLRCQGNLEALEYRLYREKNPASWITLIRPELVKKGQFPIPSITWEDAGRYRCIYGNPTAGWSEPSDPLELVVTGAYRKPTLSALPSPVVASGGNVTLQCDSQVASGGFILCKEGEDEHPQRLNSQPHTRGSSRAVFSVGPVSPSRRWSYRCYGYDSTFPYVWSLPSDLLELLVPGVSKKPSLSVQPGPVVAGGDKLTLQCGSDAGYDRFALYKEGERDFLQRPGQQLQAGLAQANFTLDPVRGSHGGQYRCYGAHNLSSEWSAPSDPLDILISGQTHARPSLSVQPGPTVASGENVTLLCQSQGWMDTFFLTKEGAADAPLHLKSKRPSHIYQAEFPMGPVTSAHAGTYRCYGSFSSNPYLLTHPSEPLELVVSGPEDQSLNPTGSDPQSGLGRHLGVVTGILVAFVLLLFLLLLLFLVLRHRRQGKHWTSAQRKADFQHPAGAVKPEPRDRGFQRRSSPAADTQEENLYAAVKDTQPEDRVELDSRQSPHDEDPQAVTYAQVEHSGPRREMASPPSPLSEEFLDTKDTQAEEDRQRDTEAAASEDPQDVTYAQLQSLTLRREATEPPPTQEREPPAEPSVYATLAIH
- the LOC102143922 gene encoding leukocyte immunoglobulin-like receptor subfamily B member 1 isoform X9, whose product is MTAMAPWSHPSAQLQPVGGDAVTPALVALLCLGLSLGPRTHMQAGILPKPTLWAEPDRVITQRSPVTLRCQGNLEALEYRLYREKNPASWITLIRPELVKKGQFPIPSITWEDAGRYRCIYGNPTAGWSEPSDPLELVVTGAYRKPTLSALPSPVVASGGNVTLQCDSQVASGGFILCKEGEDEHPQRLNSQPHTRGSSRAVFSVGPVSPSRRWSYRCYGYDSTFPYVWSLPSDLLELLVPGVSKKPSLSVQPGPVVAGGDKLTLQCGSDAGYDRFALYKEGERDFLQRPGQQLQAGLAQANFTLDPVRGSHGGQYRCYGAHNLSSEWSAPSDPLDILISGQTHARPSLSVQPGPTVASGENVTLLCQSQGWMDTFFLTKEGAADAPLHLKSKRPSHIYQAEFPMGPVTSAHAGTYRCYGSFSSNPYLLTHPSEPLELVVSAGPEDQSLNPTGSDPQSGLGRHLGVVTGILVAFVLLLFLLLLLFLVLRHRRQGKHWTSAQRKADFQHPAGAVKPEPRDRGFQRRSSPAADTQEENLYAAVKDTQPEDRVELDSRQSPHDEDPQAVTYAQVEHSGPRREMASPPSPLSEEFLDTKDTQAEEDRQRDTEAAASEDPQDVTYAQLQSLTLRREATEPPPTQEREPPAEPSVYATLAIH